The following are encoded together in the Calidithermus timidus DSM 17022 genome:
- a CDS encoding glycosyltransferase family 4 protein encodes MYKRKPLFVVIPRYGAGVGGVTSHVETLIEMLKGRGNEVAYWFPPQPGLVDKVGLVLSAGFNLSKARRGSIKQKQRRIKSWLDQLVIPRNYRAIIHTHDVSAAKAALEYGRLPIIHTVHGPGSREILMDFGDAKTADFIRQIETEVYQKVNGLIAVDQGQASILEEDFGVQKNRIRVIHNAVNSSEVVRKATALKNHTLVREMVSEQAAGKRIIFIPRRLVEKNGVHYAIRSLLLLPESYVFWISGDGPFAEPIRDFSVKNGIQQRVRMLGAQPNEIVLALMHQANIVLVPSIPVHGVVEATSIAALEAMALGKPLVATRIGGLAEMIQDRITGLLYEPGSLGELVGALLALEDEAFAIQVGSNAQKYVRESWSLNRWGDTILEQYMAVLASAV; translated from the coding sequence ATGTATAAACGAAAGCCTCTTTTTGTTGTGATACCGCGCTATGGCGCAGGAGTAGGTGGAGTTACTAGCCATGTTGAGACTCTTATAGAGATGCTAAAAGGGCGTGGTAATGAAGTTGCTTATTGGTTTCCTCCGCAGCCTGGCCTGGTTGATAAGGTAGGTTTAGTGCTTTCTGCAGGCTTTAACTTGTCAAAGGCGAGACGGGGTAGTATCAAACAAAAGCAGAGAAGGATCAAGTCGTGGCTTGATCAGCTGGTGATTCCCCGCAATTACAGAGCGATCATACACACTCATGATGTATCAGCAGCTAAAGCCGCATTAGAGTATGGGAGACTGCCAATCATACACACGGTTCATGGGCCAGGGTCCCGGGAAATCCTTATGGACTTTGGTGACGCTAAAACAGCAGACTTTATACGTCAAATAGAAACAGAGGTATATCAAAAGGTAAATGGTTTAATTGCTGTTGATCAGGGACAGGCTTCAATTCTCGAGGAAGATTTTGGAGTACAAAAAAATCGGATTAGGGTCATACATAATGCTGTAAATAGTTCTGAGGTGGTCCGTAAAGCAACAGCTCTTAAAAATCATACATTAGTGCGAGAAATGGTAAGTGAACAGGCCGCCGGTAAGAGAATAATCTTTATTCCCCGTCGTTTGGTCGAGAAGAATGGTGTTCACTACGCCATCAGGTCATTGCTACTTTTACCGGAGAGCTACGTATTCTGGATATCTGGCGATGGTCCTTTTGCAGAGCCCATTCGCGATTTTTCTGTTAAGAACGGAATACAGCAAAGAGTACGAATGCTTGGCGCGCAACCAAATGAGATAGTGTTAGCGCTGATGCATCAGGCTAACATTGTTCTAGTGCCTTCAATACCTGTACACGGTGTAGTGGAGGCTACCTCAATTGCGGCGCTGGAGGCAATGGCGCTAGGAAAGCCGTTGGTAGCTACCAGGATAGGTGGGCTAGCAGAGATGATTCAAGATCGAATTACAGGTTTGCTCTATGAGCCGGGCAGTCTTGGCGAGCTGGTTGGTGCACTGCTTGCCCTTGAAGATGAAGCTTTTGCTATTCAAGTGGGGAGCAACGCCCAAAAGTATGTGCGAGAAAGCTGGTCTCTAAACAGGTGGGGTGACACAATTCTTGAGCAATATATGGCGGTGCTTGCCAGCGCTGTGTAG
- a CDS encoding oligosaccharide flippase family protein has translation MKNLVLLTKFLSGQTTRNTGWMLVGYVFRVVFQTLSFIYLARVIGPDGYGAVAAALSVVALISPFVELGAYSLVVRDITAGIPTRVAVGNILTLLLLTFPLGLSVLILIKLLFLPEIPWAVILGLGIGQLTGGRVLTLVQGVNIANRQLHTNSLLELISGVLLLGSVYTLQLVGGKEENWGVLYAIYLVVVGIIGLVITIASWGRPQGTWKEVKGRIKPGVHFAIGLASQNAYTDLDKAMLAKMASLEVVGLYAAAHRLTQVAFLPLSAVLTTTYPKFFEEGQKSVCRATKLALRMFPITMGYAFLVSVFLWVAGPLAPVLLGQEFKDSSHAIRFLTFSLILQSIYAPFADALTGSGHQVVRTRAQLVALLLSVLLNLWLIPLYGWIGAAVATLVSQLMLTVAVIWGVIGKMAVNKVKCSAD, from the coding sequence TTGGGTATGTATTCCGTGTTGTTTTTCAAACCTTGTCCTTCATATACCTTGCGCGAGTTATTGGTCCTGATGGGTACGGGGCTGTGGCAGCAGCGCTATCAGTAGTAGCCCTTATCAGTCCTTTCGTTGAACTTGGAGCTTATAGCCTTGTAGTACGCGACATTACTGCAGGCATACCTACACGTGTGGCTGTTGGTAATATCCTAACCCTTCTTCTGCTAACCTTTCCCCTAGGCTTAAGTGTCCTTATCCTTATAAAACTGTTATTTCTTCCTGAGATCCCCTGGGCTGTTATTCTTGGGCTAGGTATAGGGCAGCTCACAGGAGGGCGTGTCCTTACCTTAGTACAGGGTGTAAACATCGCTAACCGCCAACTACATACCAATAGTTTGCTTGAATTAATATCGGGAGTTTTGCTTTTGGGCAGTGTTTATACTCTCCAGTTAGTGGGTGGGAAAGAAGAAAACTGGGGTGTGCTATACGCTATTTACCTTGTTGTTGTGGGCATAATCGGACTCGTCATTACCATAGCTTCTTGGGGGAGACCACAGGGTACATGGAAAGAAGTAAAGGGGCGAATAAAGCCAGGTGTTCATTTCGCGATAGGTCTGGCATCACAAAACGCCTATACTGACCTTGATAAAGCTATGCTCGCCAAGATGGCGTCTTTAGAGGTCGTTGGGCTTTATGCGGCCGCCCATCGTTTGACGCAAGTAGCCTTTTTGCCTTTAAGTGCAGTGCTGACAACAACTTATCCCAAATTTTTTGAGGAAGGACAAAAAAGTGTTTGTCGCGCCACTAAGCTAGCATTGAGAATGTTCCCTATTACGATGGGCTATGCCTTTCTTGTATCTGTTTTTCTCTGGGTTGCTGGCCCTTTGGCCCCTGTGTTGTTGGGGCAAGAGTTTAAGGATAGCAGTCACGCCATCAGATTCTTGACATTTAGTCTAATACTACAGAGTATTTATGCCCCGTTTGCTGATGCTCTAACGGGTAGTGGTCACCAAGTTGTTCGAACTCGAGCCCAACTGGTGGCCCTTCTATTAAGTGTATTACTGAACCTATGGCTTATTCCTCTCTACGGTTGGATAGGAGCTGCTGTAGCAACCTTGGTTTCTCAGCTTATGCTTACTGTGGCTGTTATTTGGGGCGTGATTGGAAAGATGGCTGTTAATAAGGTAAAATGCTCAGCTGATTAA